Proteins from a single region of Nomia melanderi isolate GNS246 chromosome 11, iyNomMela1, whole genome shotgun sequence:
- the LOC143175054 gene encoding general transcription factor II-I repeat domain-containing protein 2-like encodes MNAVEELLNFCEMKGTTGEDIMSCVEKIVDQYKLPWNNLISVATDGAPSMVGRNFGFICRLQNKLKCLTIPHGIIPIHCMIHKQNLFAKSVKFEAVMSVVVRVINFLRNHELQLAQLRPFLKELNSENGELPYFTEIQWLSRGKAVERFFMFRKEIRLSMEQTGNPVPELENSNWMKDLAFLADLITHLNALNIKMQGKDKTIIDLFDVVTAFKIKLNLWVNDLEFGNTQDFPKLNSVSNDGTYEHYLSVLRNLNDEFSNHFKELLSLEIDFDILSAPFAADYRTALAHLRMELIDLTCNRALKLKSSDLSVLKFYQILPRNEYPVKNNICIRFYVSFQANLFCNEAHQIENKKFA; translated from the coding sequence ATGAACGCAGTGGAGGAGCTGTTAAATTTCTGCGAAATGAAAGGTACCACAGGAGAGGATATAATGTCATGCGTCGAAAAAATAGTCGATCAGTACAAACTACCTTGGAACAATCTTATTTCAGTTGCCACCGACGGAGCACCGTCAATGGTGGGCCGAAATTTTGGTTTCATCTGTAGACtgcaaaacaaattaaaatgtttaactaTTCCCCACGGCATAATACCGATACATTGCATGATAcacaaacaaaatttattcgCGAAAAGTGTGAAATTCGAGGCCGTAATGTCGGTAGTTGTACGcgtaatcaattttttaaggaACCATGAATTACAGCTGGCGCAGCTGAGACCGTTTCTGAAAGAATTAAATAGCGAAAATGGTGAACTGCCTTATTTTACGGAAATTCAGTGGCTTAGTCGAGGGAAAGCAGTAGAAAGATTTTTTATGTTTCGGAAGGAAATACGTTTATCTATGGAGCAGACGGGTAATCCAGTTCCTGAACTTGAAAACAGTAATTGGATGAAAGATCTAGCCTTTTTGGCAGACTTAATAACTCATTTGAACGCTCTAAACATCAAAATGCAAGGCAAAGACAAAACCATCATAGATTTATTCGACGTGGTTACGGCATTTAAAATCAAACTGAATCTTTGGGTAAATGATTTAGAATTCGGAAATACACAAGATTTCCCGAAATTAAATTCCGTATCCAATGATGGCACTTACGAGCATTATTTGAGCGTGCTCAGAAATTTGAATGATgaattttcaaatcattttaaagaattactCTCTTTAGAAATCGACTTTGATATACTTTCGGCACCATTTGCAGCAGATTATCGAACAGCTCTTGCGCATTTGCGAATGGAGTTGATCGATTTAACATGCAATAGGGCTCTAAAACTGAAATCCAGCGATTTAAGTGTGTTAAAATTTTATCAGATTTTACCGAGAAACGAGTATCCcgtaaaaaataatatctgtATTCGGTTCTACGTATCCTTTCAAGCAAATCTTTTCTGCAATGAAGCTCAccaaattgaaaataagaagtTCGCTTAG